The following nucleotide sequence is from Lacinutrix sp. Hel_I_90.
AAACCACAAAAGGTGAGGGTTGGATTGTTGGTATGAGTGCAACGGTGATGCCACCATACAAAGCATATGGTGTAAGTTATGGGATGCAACTTTCTGAAAATACTATTGGAATCTCGGGGTATACCTCTTTAACAGACTTAAGCCCAAGAGTATTAGAATATAAAATATTTACGGCACAAGTCGCTTTTTTATGTCATGTAAAATTAATTAGTGATTTTGTGACTTTTGATGTTGGCCCAATGCTACAATATAATAGTGACTTAGAATTAAAAGAGGATGCTCAGGAATCGTATTTAATTAAAAGTTATAATAACTTAACAGCGAACGACATTACAGAAATTTCTAATGTTAACTTTAATGGAGCAGTAGGTTTTACGGTGGGACTTAGTCATTTTAAAGTTAAAGCACAATATATATATGGTGTAACCAATATGTTAAACAAGCTAAATTCTAATAACGATTTAGATTTAAGCGGGAATGATAGAAAGTTTAAAGGTAATCAATCGATGTTGGCTTTTACAGCTATGATTACGTTTTAGTAAATAGAATATTAAAGAGCTGACTTTATATCTTATTTACTTATATCACAAGAATTAATTAAAATTATACAGCAATGAAACAAAAATTACGCTTTATAGTCATTGCAATAGTAAGCAGCATAACGCTTTTATCTGCACAAAGTAAGAAACAAATTACTGCTCGAAATTGGCTCGAAAACAATAAGGTAAAGCTTGAAGTGAAACCGAATCACAGCTTTGATATGTTATTTAGTAAAGCAAGTTTGGCTGGAGAAACTTTTCGTTTTTACCAAATGCTAAATGGGGTTCAGGTGTATGATGCTGAAGTCACTGTACATGTTTCTAATAGCGATAAAGTGACATATCACTTAAGTAGTTATGATAAAACAGTTTTAGATATTAATACTGTTCCAAGTATTTCTGAAGACGAAGCAATGCAATTAGCATTACATAATTTAGTTGTTAAGGCATCAGATGTTATTCAACAGGAAAACCAACTTTTTGTTTACAACAAATTAAAAGAAACCAAATTAGGATACCGAATTTATGTGTTGTCATATGAAAAAACGGGAGCATGGGAAGTAATTGTTGATGCACATACAGGAGCTATATTAAGCGCTAAAGATGTAGCAATTTATTATCATAAAGATAAAAATAAGAAGAAACGAAACACTCCTGTGTCAAGGGTTACAGGCACAGCACTAGTTTTTGAGACAGATCCTTTAACGGCAACTCAAAATTCTTATGGCGGACAATATGTGGACGGTAATGATGCTACAAACGCTAGTTTAGATGCGGCTAGAACTGCGGTAACACTATTGGATATAGAACTTTCTGCTGGCCAATACAGACTGAGAGGGCCATATACTGAAATAGCAGAATTAGATGCACCTAATAAAGGCTTATTTATTCAATCAACAAATAATTTTGAATTTAACAGGCAACAAGATGGCTTTGAAGCAGTGAACACCTATTATCATACAGATAAAAGTATGCGCTACATTAATATTGACTTAGGAATTAATCTTGCCCCTTCGCAAAATGGTGGAGTTATTCGTTTTGATCCTCATGGAGCTAATGGAGCCGATAATTCATTTTATTCTGGTGGGACCTTAGTGTTTGGAGAAGGTTGTGTTGATGATGCAGAAGACGCCGATGTTATTTTACATGAATTAGGACACGGTTTACACGATTGGATGACTAATGGAGGACTTTCTCAAGTGGATGGTTTAAGTGAAGGTTCTGGTGATTATTGGGCAAATTCGTACAAAAGAAGTTTGGGGTTATGGTCTATTAGTGATCCAGCTAAAAATTGGGTTTTTGGATGGGACGGACACAATGTCTGTTGGAATGGGAGATCTACTGTTTATGGTGCACAATATCCTGGTGGTTTAACTGGCTCGATTCATTCAGACGGACAAATGTGGGCGACGACACTAATGGAAATATGGGAGGATATAGGTCGTGAAAAAACAGATAAAGCCTTTTTGTTAGGTTTAGGAATGACTAACAGTAGTACGAACCAACAAAATGCTGCAATTGCCGTAAGACAAGCCGCAATAGATATGGGAACAGCACAAGGTTTCACCTGTGAAGATATTCAGGCAATGACCACTAGATTTACAGCACAAGGTTATAGCTTACCATCATATACTTGTAATTTGAGCGTAGATGAATTTGAAACGACTTCAATTTCAATTTTTCCAAACCCTACAAACGGAAGGCTTACTTTTATGAATATTACGCAAGAGTATGATGTTACTATTTTTAACATGTTAGGTCAAAAAGTGAAAGAAGAAAAAGTAAATGTTTCAGAAAACACCTTAGATGTTTCAAGCTTAGCAACAGGTACTTATTTTATTAAATTTAATGGCGTAGAGACGATACTGAAGTTTGTAAAAGAATAATTTTAATGTAATGCCCTTTAAAATAAAAAAAGAGGTTGTCTAAAAAGACGAGTTCATTGTCATATTGAGCCTGTCGAAATATTTTAACCTACTGGTAATCAATATTAGTTTCGACAAGGGCAACCTGACAAAGTAAATTTAAAAGTCTTTTTAGACAGCCTCTTTTCTATTTAAATATTTTCTAAGTAAGAGGTTTACTGATAAGCAGACTAAAGTGTTGCTATAACTTTTTCGATACGGCTAATCGTTTCGCTTTTGCCTATCATAAACATAATATCAAAAACATCAGGACCTTTTAAATCACCAACTAATGCTATTCGCAGCGGCATCATTACTTTGCCAAAGCCAATGTCATTTCCTGTAATCCATCCTTTGATCTCTTTTTGAAGGGTTTCTATTTCAAAAGCATCAATTTTAGAAATGATGGCTACTAATTCTGTCATCAAACCTTTTGTATCGTCTTTAAATGCTTTTTTTGACGCTTTTGCCTCAAAGTTTTCTGGTGCTTTAAAGAAGAAGCTACTTAACTCCCAAAAGTCGCTTATAAACGTAGCGCGTTCTTTTATTAAGCCTATTACTAATGCAATATAATTAACATCAATAGTTTTTAGTTCTGAATGCTGTTTCTGAAATGCTTCAGCTAAAACCGCATTATCCTGCTCCTGCATATAATGATGATTAAACCACTTAATTTTATCTGGATCAAAACGAGCGCCCGCTTTATTCACACGTTCTAATTCAAAAGCATGCGTTAATTGCTCTAAGTCAAAAAGCTCTTGTTCTGTACCAGGGTTCCAGCCTAAAAAGGCGAGAAAATTAATAACGGCATCAGCGAAATAACCTTCTTCTTTATAACCTTTAGAGGCGTCACCTTCTTCAGGGTGCCATTCTAGAGGAAATACCGGGAAGCCTAATTTATCCCCATCTCGCTTACTTAGCTTTCCTTTACCTGTAGGTTTTAAAATTAGAGGTAAATGTGCAAACTGTGGGGCTTGCCAACCAAAAGCAGTATATAATTGCATATGTAACGCTAAGCTTGGCAACCATTCTTCACCGCGGATAACGTGAGAGATTTCCATTAAATGATCGTCTACAATATTTGCAAGGTGATAGGTTGGCATTCCATCACTTTTAAACAAGACTTTATCATCTAAAACATTCGTATCTATTTTTATATCACCGCGAATAATATCTTTTAAATGAAGGGTTTCATCTTGAGGTGATTTAAAACGAATCACATAATCATCCCCTGCCTCTAATTTTGCATTGACTTCTTCTGAAGTGAGTGATAATGAGTTATTTAACTTTAAGCGGTTATGCCAATTATAGATAAAGGTTTTCCCTTTCGCTTCGTGATCTGCTCTATGGTAATCAAGCCCTTCAGTAGTATCAAAGGCGTAATAAGCATTGCCACTAATGATTAATGCATCGGCGTATTGCTTGTATAAATGCTTTCGCTCACTTTGTCTATAAGGTCCAAATTTTTCGTTTTTACCTGGTCCTTCATCGAATGGGATATTACACCAGTTTAAAGCGTTTACAATATAGTTTTCTGCGCTTTCAACATAGCGGGTTTGATCGGTATCTTCTATTCTTAGAATAAAAGTTCCCTGATGTTTTTTAGCAAATAAGTAATTGAAAAGGGCTGTTCTGACGCCTCCAATATGTAAAGGCCCAGTTGGACTTGGTGCAAAGCGCACACGAACGTTTTTAGACATGTTTTAATTTTAATCAACAACTGTCACACGAAGCGCAGCCGAAGCGTTGTTTTATAACCACAAAGATAGAGTGATAAGTCTAAAGATGAAAGAGAGCGTGTACAAGATTTATAAAATCACGTGCAATTATTTATAGCGGGTCTATCCTGCAACCATTTGGCGCGGCACGCGTTTATTCATAATTTTAAACCATAAAGGAGGGATTAAAGCTAATACCATAGAGGTTGGATAACCATAAGGCATTTGCGGACTCTCATCGTGGCAATCTAAAATTTGATACTTTTTAGATGATTTATAGTGGTGATCGCTATGTCTTGTTAGTTCATAAAGCACAATTCGTCCAACAACATGGTTAGAATTCCACGAGTGCATTTCGCGAACACGTTCGTAGCGGCCTGATTTTGTTTTATGCCTTAATAAACCGTAATGTTCGATGTAATTAACAGTTTCTAACATAATAAAACCGCCAATTCCTGATAGCACAGCAAAAATGAGCCCTATTTTACCAAAGAAAGTAAAAATAACAGCCAAATAACTTAATTGAAGAACAGTATACCAAAGCATATCGTTTTTTACAGAAAGGAAGGATTGATTGTTGTTTTTAAGCCGCTGCTTTTGAATGGTCCACGCGTTAAAATATTGTCTCACTGTAGAGGTTAACCAAAAAGAATACACACTTTGATTGTAGCGTGCTGTTGCAGGATCTTCAGGTGTTGCAGCGTGTAAATGATGGCCGAAATTATGCTCAATATAAAAGTGCATGTAAAATGAAGGGAGAAGCAAAGCTTTGCCAATAAAACGTTCGTTTGTAGCTTGTCTATGTCCTAATTCGTGAGCAACATTAATGCCATTTGTGCCTAGAACAATACCCAAGGAAATAATCAACCCAATAAATTCGTAGGTTGCTAAAGCATCATTTGAAACGATGGTTAAGCCATAGATAATTAAAGCCATAACCACTGGTAAATTGAGATATAGCAGCCAATCGAAGACTTTTCTTTTTAGACTGGATGCCACTTCATCTTCTGTTAAATTTTTAGTTTGTATTGGTAGTAGCAATTCTAAAACCGGAATGATTCCAAAGGCGTAAATAGGCGTTAAAAAAGTATATATTCCTTGAAAATATAAGCCAATTAAAGCCACTAGAGGTATCGAAAAAGCAGCGATGTATTTTAAATCTTTCATTTAAAAATTATATTTCTGCGTTTCCGCTATAATGGAACGCTGTTTAATATTAACAATAGATTATAAATCTAAACAATTTTTTTATAAAATAAAACTGTATTTTAGTAAGTTAGAACATAAGAAACAACATATTATGTCTTATTACGGCGTAGTTTTAGATACTTTTATTCCGCCCAAAGAGACACTTAAAATTCATATCATATTGAATAATTTCAAAACCATACAATCAAAATTAGAACAGTTTATTAGTAAATATTATACTAACGAACTCATTAAAGGAACCATTCTGTTTTTTAGCATAGGGCTATTGTATTTTATAATGACCTTATTAATTGAGCATTTCCTATGGTTGAATTCTTCAGCAAGAACGGTACTGTTTTGGTTATTTGTTTTGGTGGAATTTGCTTTGTTCATTAAGTTTATTATTACGCCATTAGGGAAGCTATTTAAGCTTCAAAAAGGCATTGATTATGAAGCGGCTTCAAAACTTATTGGAAATCATTTTCCAGAAGTAAATGACAAACTATTAAATGTGCTTCAATTGAATGCCGGGACTTCTGATTCTGAGCTGCTATTAGCGAGTATCAACCAGAAATCAGACGAGTTAAGTCCGATTCCTTTCAAACTGGCCATTAATTTTAAGAAAAACGCCAAATATTTGAAATATGCGGCAATACCATTATTAATTATAGCAATCGTCGTGTTATCAGGAAAAACGAATTGGTTTAGTGACAGTTATGAGCGTGTGGTTAATTATCAAACGGCTTATGAACCGCCAGCACCATTTCAATTTTTTGTTTTAAATGAAGATTTGGAAGCTGTAGAGAATAAAACCTTTAGATTGATTGTTAAAACAGCAGGAGAGGTCATTCCAGAAACGGCTCAAATTAGATTTAATAATGAAACGTATTATTTGCAACAGCAAGATTTAGGGAATTTTGAGTATGTTTTCGAGCAGCCCAAAAATGATATTACTTTTAATTTAATGGCTAATAATGTGACTTCAAAGCCTTATACCATAAAGGTGGCAGAGGTACCAACGCTTTTGAGCTTTGATATGGTTTTAGATTATCCAAGCTATACCAATAAACGGGATGAAGTATTAAAGAGCACAGGAAACGCAATAGTACCAGTAGGTACGTCGGTAACCTGGAAATTAAAAACGAAAGCGACTGACGAGGTGCGCTTATACGGAAGCGACACGTTAGCATTTACTAACGTTAAAAAGGGTGAATACGTGTCGAGTAAACGCTTGCTGAGTGATTATGATTACAGCATAGCTACGAGTAATAAGCATTTGAAAGATTATGAGAATTTAGCATTTAATATTTCCGTGGTTCGTGATGAGTATCCAGAGTTAAAATTGCAATCTAAAGTGGACTCTTTAGATCAGCAATCCTTATATTTTTTTGGACAGGTAAGTGATGATTATGGATTAAGTAAACTGCAATTAGTGTATTATCCTAGTGGAAGCGATACTGGGAAAGAATATGAGCCGATTCCTATTTCTGGTTCTAATTTTGGTGAGTTTGTGAGCGCGTTTCCCAATCAATTGAATGTTACTGAAGGTATTGTGTATGATTTATATTTTGAAGTTTTTGATAATGATGCTGTGGGTCGTAACAAAAGCACAAAAAGCAGTGTGTTTAGTTACAGAAAGCGTACGGGTGATGAAGAGGAGAAAAAGCAGTTACAGGAGCAAAAGGAAACCATTCAGGATCTGAATAAGTCCTTAGAGCAATTTCAGAAACAAGAAAAGGAATTAGAGGAAATTTCTAAAATTCAAAAGGAAAAATCTGAACTTAACTTTAATGATAAAAAAAAGTTAGAGAATTTCATTAAGCGTCAAAAGCAACAAGAACAAATGATGCAGGAATTCAATAAAAAGCTTCAAGACAATTTAGAGGATTTTCAAAAAGATGATGAGAAAGAAGATGCCTTTAAAGAAGATTTAAAGGAACGTTTAAAAGAAAATGAAAAACAACTTAAAGAAGACGAAAAGCTTTTAGAAGAACTTGAAAAACTAAAAGATAAAATTAATAAAGAAGCCTTCTCTGAAAAATTAGATCAGTTAGCTAAAAAAGCGAAGACCCAAAAGCGAAGTTTAGAGCAAATGTTAGAACTGACCAAGCGGTATTACATCAGTAAAAAGATGGAAAAGATTGGTAGTGAGTTAGATGCTTTAGCTAAAGAGCAAGATAAATTAGCGAATGAAGAGCAGGATAAGAATACAAAGGAAAAACAGGAAAAGCTAAACCAAAAATTTAAGGAGATCCAGAAGCAACTAGAGGCGCTTGAAAAAGAAAACAAATCATTAAAGCAACCGCTAAAGCTTCCAAGGAATGAAAATGTAGAGGAGAATGTTAAGGAAGATCAAAAAGAAGCGATTGAGGCATTAGATAAAAAAGAGCAGGCACCAACTGATAAACAAAAGCAGGAGAGTAACGAAAAGGCTAAAAAAAGTCAGAAAGCGGCGGCACAAAAAATGAAACAACTGAGTATGCAAATGCAAGCTCAAATGGGGCAAGCGAGTCAGGAAGGTTTAGAAGAAGATATCGAAATGTTGCGGCAAATTTTGGACAATCTGGTACTATTCTCTTTTGATGAAGAAAAGGTTATGAATCAGTTTAGTACTATAGAAATTAACCATAATGAGTATGCAAACTATTTAAAAAGACAAAAAGAATTGCGCACCCATTTTGAGCATGTAGATGATAGTCTGTTTGCGATGTCGCTGCGTCAACCAAAAATATCAGAGCAGGTTAATACTGAAATATCAGAGGTTTATTTTAATATAGATAAGGCTTTAGATTTATTGGCGGAAAATGATTTATATCGAGGGGTTAGCGCACAGCAGTATACAGTAACAGCGGCAAATAATTTGGCCGACTTTTTAAGTGAAACTTTAGACAATCTTCAAAATGCGATGCCCTCTCCTGGTTCTGGAAGTGGTGAGGGCGGCATGCCATTACCAGATATTATTATGAGTCAAGAAGAGCTTAATAAACAAATGGAAGAGGGCATGAAAAAGAGCGACCAGGGCAAACCTAAAGATGGTTCTGGTGATAAGCCTGGAGATAAACCAGGAGAGCAAGAAGGGAAAGGAGAGAAACCGGGAGATCAGGGAGAGCCTGGCGAAAAGGGAGAAAGTGGTGAGGACGGTAAGGAAGGACAGAAAGGCAAGGGTGCTAAAGAGGGTAGTAAACAAGGTGAAGGTAAAGGAGGTAATACATTAGGAAAAGATGGATTTAATGAAGATGTAAATGGTGAATTGTATCGCATTTATCAACAACAACAACTTATTCGTCAGGCTCTTGAAGAACGTTTGTTGGAAGATAAAATGGGTGAAGGGGATTCTAGAGAAGCAAAGCAATTATTAAAAGACATGGAAAATGTGGAAATGGATTTAATAAATAAAGGATTTACTAATGAAACATTAACGAAAATGATGAATTTGCAGCATCAGTTATTAAAGCTAGAAAAGGCAACTTTTGAACAAGGTCAAGATACAAAACGTAAATCTGAAACGAATAAAAAAGTGTTTGAAAACACAACGAATAATCAATTGCCTACTGCAAAAGAATATTTTAACACGACTGAAATTTTGAATAAACAAGCCTTACCTTTGCAGCAAATTTATAAAGAGAAAGTACAAGAGTATTTTAAAAAAAAGAATGATTAGTTTTAATTACGAGAACGATTTTAAATTACCAAATGAGGTTCGTGTGTCAAACTGGATTTCTAGTGTAATTAGATTAGAAGGCTGTACAGAAGAGGAGATTAATTATGTGTTTTGTGACGATGATTATTTATATAAACTCAACGTTGAATTTCTAAATCA
It contains:
- a CDS encoding T9SS type A sorting domain-containing protein; translation: MKQKLRFIVIAIVSSITLLSAQSKKQITARNWLENNKVKLEVKPNHSFDMLFSKASLAGETFRFYQMLNGVQVYDAEVTVHVSNSDKVTYHLSSYDKTVLDINTVPSISEDEAMQLALHNLVVKASDVIQQENQLFVYNKLKETKLGYRIYVLSYEKTGAWEVIVDAHTGAILSAKDVAIYYHKDKNKKKRNTPVSRVTGTALVFETDPLTATQNSYGGQYVDGNDATNASLDAARTAVTLLDIELSAGQYRLRGPYTEIAELDAPNKGLFIQSTNNFEFNRQQDGFEAVNTYYHTDKSMRYINIDLGINLAPSQNGGVIRFDPHGANGADNSFYSGGTLVFGEGCVDDAEDADVILHELGHGLHDWMTNGGLSQVDGLSEGSGDYWANSYKRSLGLWSISDPAKNWVFGWDGHNVCWNGRSTVYGAQYPGGLTGSIHSDGQMWATTLMEIWEDIGREKTDKAFLLGLGMTNSSTNQQNAAIAVRQAAIDMGTAQGFTCEDIQAMTTRFTAQGYSLPSYTCNLSVDEFETTSISIFPNPTNGRLTFMNITQEYDVTIFNMLGQKVKEEKVNVSENTLDVSSLATGTYFIKFNGVETILKFVKE
- the gltX gene encoding glutamate--tRNA ligase, which encodes MSKNVRVRFAPSPTGPLHIGGVRTALFNYLFAKKHQGTFILRIEDTDQTRYVESAENYIVNALNWCNIPFDEGPGKNEKFGPYRQSERKHLYKQYADALIISGNAYYAFDTTEGLDYHRADHEAKGKTFIYNWHNRLKLNNSLSLTSEEVNAKLEAGDDYVIRFKSPQDETLHLKDIIRGDIKIDTNVLDDKVLFKSDGMPTYHLANIVDDHLMEISHVIRGEEWLPSLALHMQLYTAFGWQAPQFAHLPLILKPTGKGKLSKRDGDKLGFPVFPLEWHPEEGDASKGYKEEGYFADAVINFLAFLGWNPGTEQELFDLEQLTHAFELERVNKAGARFDPDKIKWFNHHYMQEQDNAVLAEAFQKQHSELKTIDVNYIALVIGLIKERATFISDFWELSSFFFKAPENFEAKASKKAFKDDTKGLMTELVAIISKIDAFEIETLQKEIKGWITGNDIGFGKVMMPLRIALVGDLKGPDVFDIMFMIGKSETISRIEKVIATL
- a CDS encoding alkane 1-monooxygenase, with translation MKDLKYIAAFSIPLVALIGLYFQGIYTFLTPIYAFGIIPVLELLLPIQTKNLTEDEVASSLKRKVFDWLLYLNLPVVMALIIYGLTIVSNDALATYEFIGLIISLGIVLGTNGINVAHELGHRQATNERFIGKALLLPSFYMHFYIEHNFGHHLHAATPEDPATARYNQSVYSFWLTSTVRQYFNAWTIQKQRLKNNNQSFLSVKNDMLWYTVLQLSYLAVIFTFFGKIGLIFAVLSGIGGFIMLETVNYIEHYGLLRHKTKSGRYERVREMHSWNSNHVVGRIVLYELTRHSDHHYKSSKKYQILDCHDESPQMPYGYPTSMVLALIPPLWFKIMNKRVPRQMVAG
- a CDS encoding DUF4175 family protein — translated: MNNFKTIQSKLEQFISKYYTNELIKGTILFFSIGLLYFIMTLLIEHFLWLNSSARTVLFWLFVLVEFALFIKFIITPLGKLFKLQKGIDYEAASKLIGNHFPEVNDKLLNVLQLNAGTSDSELLLASINQKSDELSPIPFKLAINFKKNAKYLKYAAIPLLIIAIVVLSGKTNWFSDSYERVVNYQTAYEPPAPFQFFVLNEDLEAVENKTFRLIVKTAGEVIPETAQIRFNNETYYLQQQDLGNFEYVFEQPKNDITFNLMANNVTSKPYTIKVAEVPTLLSFDMVLDYPSYTNKRDEVLKSTGNAIVPVGTSVTWKLKTKATDEVRLYGSDTLAFTNVKKGEYVSSKRLLSDYDYSIATSNKHLKDYENLAFNISVVRDEYPELKLQSKVDSLDQQSLYFFGQVSDDYGLSKLQLVYYPSGSDTGKEYEPIPISGSNFGEFVSAFPNQLNVTEGIVYDLYFEVFDNDAVGRNKSTKSSVFSYRKRTGDEEEKKQLQEQKETIQDLNKSLEQFQKQEKELEEISKIQKEKSELNFNDKKKLENFIKRQKQQEQMMQEFNKKLQDNLEDFQKDDEKEDAFKEDLKERLKENEKQLKEDEKLLEELEKLKDKINKEAFSEKLDQLAKKAKTQKRSLEQMLELTKRYYISKKMEKIGSELDALAKEQDKLANEEQDKNTKEKQEKLNQKFKEIQKQLEALEKENKSLKQPLKLPRNENVEENVKEDQKEAIEALDKKEQAPTDKQKQESNEKAKKSQKAAAQKMKQLSMQMQAQMGQASQEGLEEDIEMLRQILDNLVLFSFDEEKVMNQFSTIEINHNEYANYLKRQKELRTHFEHVDDSLFAMSLRQPKISEQVNTEISEVYFNIDKALDLLAENDLYRGVSAQQYTVTAANNLADFLSETLDNLQNAMPSPGSGSGEGGMPLPDIIMSQEELNKQMEEGMKKSDQGKPKDGSGDKPGDKPGEQEGKGEKPGDQGEPGEKGESGEDGKEGQKGKGAKEGSKQGEGKGGNTLGKDGFNEDVNGELYRIYQQQQLIRQALEERLLEDKMGEGDSREAKQLLKDMENVEMDLINKGFTNETLTKMMNLQHQLLKLEKATFEQGQDTKRKSETNKKVFENTTNNQLPTAKEYFNTTEILNKQALPLQQIYKEKVQEYFKKKND